A genomic segment from Stappia indica encodes:
- a CDS encoding SDR family NAD(P)-dependent oxidoreductase, whose amino-acid sequence MRKAIVTGGGTGIGRATAEYLAQRDWQVTAAGLERDADLPADIGFADCDITDAGARAALFSEVGELHGLVNCAGVIRFDDEWTDDGFRKVMEINVGGSFAVANAALPALERAGGAVVNIASMWSWFGNSAAPAYSASKGAVSSMTRSLAVAWGGRGVRVNAVAPGWVDTRLSARAKADPVRGPRIAARIPLARWADPAEIAAVIAFLLSPEASYVHGAIIPVDGGYLAA is encoded by the coding sequence ATGCGCAAGGCGATCGTGACGGGCGGGGGAACCGGGATCGGGCGGGCAACGGCCGAATATCTGGCGCAGCGCGACTGGCAGGTAACGGCGGCCGGGCTGGAGCGCGATGCGGATCTTCCCGCCGACATCGGCTTTGCCGACTGCGACATCACCGATGCAGGCGCGCGGGCCGCGCTGTTTTCGGAGGTGGGAGAGCTGCACGGCCTCGTCAACTGCGCCGGCGTCATCCGCTTCGACGACGAGTGGACCGATGACGGGTTTCGCAAGGTGATGGAGATCAATGTCGGCGGCAGTTTCGCTGTCGCCAATGCCGCCCTGCCGGCGCTGGAACGGGCCGGCGGCGCGGTGGTCAACATCGCCTCCATGTGGAGCTGGTTCGGCAATTCGGCCGCGCCCGCCTATTCGGCGAGCAAGGGCGCGGTGTCCTCCATGACCCGCTCGCTGGCCGTCGCCTGGGGCGGGCGCGGGGTTCGCGTCAACGCGGTCGCGCCGGGCTGGGTCGATACCAGGCTCTCGGCCCGGGCCAAGGCCGATCCGGTGCGCGGCCCGCGCATTGCCGCGCGCATTCCGCTCGCGCGCTGGGCGGACCCGGCCGAGATCGCGGCGGTGATCGCCTTCCTGCTGTCGCCGGAGGCGTCCTATGTGCACGGCGCCATCATTCCGGTTGATGGCGGCTATCTCGCCGCCTGA
- a CDS encoding LysE family translocator, producing the protein MDLFSPLAAIVAVNLAAWITPGPNMLAVIAASLAGGRVQGIATGTGLAAAATLWALAAVLGVATMFELFPQVAVALKLAGAAYLVWLGARSLRTALRQGASMETARLPSSSLLRAFRTGFLVSMTNPKAALFFGSVMTAFVPVAAPGWFLVAVVALCGVLAVLLHAITATVFSTGVALRAFARGRRWISGLFGIAFLAMGAMVAHAALRRG; encoded by the coding sequence ATGGACCTTTTCTCGCCGCTTGCCGCCATCGTTGCCGTCAATCTCGCCGCCTGGATCACGCCGGGCCCGAACATGCTTGCGGTGATCGCCGCCTCGCTTGCCGGTGGCCGCGTCCAGGGCATCGCCACCGGTACCGGGCTGGCGGCCGCGGCCACGCTCTGGGCGCTGGCGGCGGTTCTCGGCGTTGCGACGATGTTCGAGCTGTTCCCGCAGGTCGCGGTCGCGCTGAAGCTGGCAGGGGCTGCCTACCTGGTCTGGCTCGGGGCGAGGTCGTTGCGGACCGCCCTCCGGCAGGGCGCGAGCATGGAGACCGCCCGCCTTCCCTCTTCGTCCCTTCTCCGTGCCTTCCGCACCGGCTTTCTCGTCAGCATGACCAATCCGAAGGCGGCGCTGTTCTTCGGCTCGGTGATGACGGCCTTCGTTCCCGTGGCCGCGCCGGGCTGGTTCCTGGTCGCCGTCGTCGCGCTGTGCGGGGTGCTCGCCGTCCTTCTGCACGCGATCACGGCGACGGTCTTTTCCACGGGTGTGGCGCTGCGTGCCTTCGCGCGCGGCAGGCGCTGGATTTCCGGCCTGTTCGGCATCGCCTTCCTTGCCATGGGCGCGATGGTGGCGCATGCGGCGCTGCGCCGGGGCTGA
- a CDS encoding spermidine synthase: MSVFFEELDYRPTAIGAVSLRRRRDMRLGGDVYEIKLGDEFLMSSFFTVSEIALARLGLDAVSGARPDVVVGGLGLGYTARTVLERPETGSLVVVEMLEPVIDWHRDGLLPLGAGIVADPRCRLVQGDFFAMAAGEAGFDPQAPGRRFDAILLDIDHSPEALLDARSTSFYRPEGLEAMARWLKPGGIFGLWSNEAPDAAFTARLASVFAEAWAEPVTFANPLQDEPFTQTVYLARV, from the coding sequence ATGTCCGTGTTTTTCGAGGAACTGGACTATCGCCCGACGGCGATTGGGGCGGTGTCCCTGCGCCGCCGCCGCGACATGCGGCTGGGCGGCGACGTCTACGAGATCAAGCTCGGCGACGAGTTCCTGATGTCGAGCTTCTTCACCGTCTCGGAGATTGCGCTCGCACGGCTCGGCCTCGATGCGGTGTCCGGTGCGCGCCCGGACGTGGTGGTCGGCGGGCTGGGCCTCGGCTACACGGCAAGGACCGTGCTGGAGCGGCCGGAGACGGGCTCGCTCGTCGTCGTCGAGATGCTCGAGCCGGTGATCGACTGGCATCGCGACGGCTTGCTGCCGCTTGGAGCCGGGATCGTCGCCGATCCGCGCTGCCGTCTGGTGCAGGGCGACTTCTTTGCCATGGCCGCCGGCGAGGCGGGTTTCGATCCGCAAGCCCCGGGGCGGCGATTCGACGCGATCCTGCTCGACATCGACCATTCTCCGGAGGCGCTGCTCGACGCGCGCAGCACCAGCTTCTATCGCCCGGAAGGTCTTGAGGCGATGGCACGCTGGCTGAAGCCGGGAGGCATTTTCGGCCTGTGGTCCAACGAGGCGCCCGACGCCGCCTTCACCGCGCGGCTTGCCTCGGTCTTCGCCGAGGCCTGGGCGGAACCCGTCACCTTCGCCAACCCCTTGCAGGACGAGCCGTTCACCCAGACGGTCTATCTCGCCCGGGTCTAG
- a CDS encoding endonuclease III domain-containing protein → MQYTLPLVADTRLARVHGLLLARFGPVPECYRLDPVSQLVFAMLSGRTRDAVAMEVFAALARRMGAWERLAETAASELQGIIAGVTFAERKARQIPAALREIAARRGRLELEFLARWPVEEGRVWLEGLTGVGPKTSMAVLGLSTLNRRVLMVDTAHNRVACRLGLVPARADIARATRLLNRQLPAAWTANDTETHHFLMQGLGRSHCVYREPLCPDCPLCRLCRSVPEGRA, encoded by the coding sequence ATGCAATACACGTTGCCGCTCGTTGCCGATACCCGCCTTGCGCGGGTCCACGGACTGTTGCTTGCCCGGTTCGGTCCGGTGCCGGAGTGCTACCGGCTCGACCCGGTGAGCCAGCTCGTCTTCGCGATGCTGAGCGGCCGGACACGGGATGCGGTCGCCATGGAGGTCTTTGCAGCACTGGCCCGCCGGATGGGCGCATGGGAGCGGCTGGCGGAAACGGCGGCGAGCGAGCTGCAAGGCATCATCGCCGGGGTGACCTTCGCCGAGCGCAAGGCGCGGCAGATCCCGGCGGCCTTGCGCGAGATCGCGGCCCGGCGCGGACGGCTGGAGCTGGAGTTCCTGGCCCGGTGGCCGGTGGAGGAGGGGCGGGTCTGGCTGGAAGGCCTGACCGGGGTCGGCCCCAAGACCAGCATGGCGGTGCTCGGCCTCAGCACGCTGAACCGCCGGGTGCTGATGGTCGACACCGCTCACAACCGGGTCGCCTGCCGGCTGGGCCTCGTGCCGGCGCGGGCCGATATTGCCCGCGCCACGCGGCTGCTCAATCGCCAGCTGCCTGCCGCATGGACTGCCAATGATACGGAAACCCACCATTTCCTGATGCAGGGGCTGGGCCGCAGCCATTGCGTCTACAGGGAGCCGCTTTGCCCGGATTGCCCGTTGTGCCGTCTCTGCCGGTCGGTGCCGGAGGGGCGGGCATGA
- a CDS encoding ImuA family protein, whose product MRTGETLAALRARIKAGGLDEAPAWPAVELEGEAGPQGTVLPGGLASGALHELQPATPADIGAATGFALGLASRLLARRPGPLLWGLPSTRGWREGQLYPVGLGAFGIDPDRVIQVEVRKTADLLWSLEEALDHPSLAVVVGLLPEGDRLYDFTASRRLAMRAARHGATVLLLGAAPVFDMATAASTRWSLAALASRPVPHTGHAVPGLGPPRWQARLVKSRKGLLDAWDLEWNHETLSFRLAAPLADRAPLRRSGRLSRRPTAA is encoded by the coding sequence ATGAGGACCGGCGAGACGCTGGCGGCGCTGCGCGCCCGCATCAAGGCGGGCGGACTGGACGAGGCCCCGGCCTGGCCGGCGGTCGAACTGGAGGGGGAGGCGGGACCGCAAGGCACGGTGCTGCCCGGCGGGCTGGCGAGCGGGGCGCTGCATGAGCTGCAGCCGGCGACGCCGGCCGATATCGGGGCGGCGACCGGGTTTGCCCTGGGGCTGGCCTCGCGATTGCTGGCGCGCCGTCCCGGCCCGCTCCTGTGGGGGCTGCCGTCGACGCGGGGCTGGCGGGAAGGGCAGCTTTATCCGGTCGGGCTTGGCGCCTTCGGCATCGATCCGGACCGGGTGATCCAGGTCGAGGTGAGGAAGACCGCCGACCTCCTGTGGAGCCTGGAGGAGGCGCTGGACCATCCCTCGCTCGCCGTCGTCGTCGGCCTGCTGCCCGAAGGCGACCGGCTCTACGACTTTACGGCAAGCCGAAGGCTGGCGATGCGCGCCGCCCGCCACGGGGCGACGGTGCTGCTGCTGGGGGCGGCACCGGTCTTCGACATGGCAACGGCCGCCTCTACCCGCTGGTCGCTGGCGGCGCTGGCCAGTCGGCCCGTGCCCCATACCGGTCATGCGGTGCCGGGCCTCGGCCCGCCGCGCTGGCAGGCCCGGCTGGTGAAATCGCGCAAGGGTCTCCTGGATGCCTGGGATCTCGAGTGGAACCATGAAACGCTGTCTTTCCGTCTGGCTGCCCCGCTGGCCGACAGAGCGCCGCTCCGCCGGTCCGGCCGGCTCTCGCGGCGGCCGACTGCCGCCTGA
- a CDS encoding Y-family DNA polymerase — protein sequence MKRCLSVWLPRWPTERRSAGPAGSRGGRLPPDEAGPLVLSVLEQNGARVSAVNAPAAALGLVPGMPLADARAIHPALGVAPADPDGDAQGLRRLALWCQRYSPLTRIDAPDGVSIDIAGCAHLFGGEEALMADLADRLHGFGLTARLALAPTLGAAWALSRYGTPMVQVAPGEVGEVLAPLPVAALRIEAETARALTRLGLDRIGLLVGKPRAPLAGRFGPLLVLRLDQALGREGERFDPVEAAPVYRIARNFAEPVVTLEAIGEVAARLTGELAGMLQGLGKAARRLELALYRVDGWREALELRITRPSNDAAHLLRLLGERLDRLRDHAGFGFEAAVLSAFEVERTEAVQAALSGREHSPPPMDDLDRLLDRLVNRFGPERVSRFAPRESHVPERSCHPVSALVQVARHDWAAHGQALHGGVTLARPPLLFARPEPVEVLVEMPDKPPARFEWRRTAHRIVRAEGPERIAPEWWAGGEANRLTRDYYRVEDTEGRRFWLFREGLYDRSGDTVRWFVHGLFA from the coding sequence ATGAAACGCTGTCTTTCCGTCTGGCTGCCCCGCTGGCCGACAGAGCGCCGCTCCGCCGGTCCGGCCGGCTCTCGCGGCGGCCGACTGCCGCCTGACGAGGCCGGACCTCTCGTGCTCTCCGTGCTGGAGCAGAACGGGGCAAGGGTCAGCGCGGTCAACGCGCCCGCCGCTGCGCTCGGCCTTGTGCCGGGCATGCCGCTGGCGGATGCGCGGGCGATCCATCCCGCCCTCGGCGTCGCGCCGGCGGACCCGGACGGCGATGCGCAAGGGCTGCGCCGGCTCGCCCTGTGGTGCCAGCGCTACAGCCCGCTCACCCGCATCGATGCGCCGGACGGGGTGTCCATCGACATTGCCGGCTGCGCCCATCTGTTCGGCGGCGAAGAGGCGCTGATGGCGGATCTCGCCGACCGGCTGCACGGCTTCGGGCTGACCGCCAGGCTTGCCCTCGCGCCGACGCTCGGGGCCGCCTGGGCGCTCTCCCGCTATGGCACGCCGATGGTGCAGGTGGCGCCCGGCGAGGTAGGCGAGGTTCTGGCACCGCTGCCCGTTGCGGCCCTGCGCATCGAGGCGGAGACGGCGCGCGCGCTGACGCGGCTCGGTCTCGACCGGATCGGCCTTCTCGTCGGCAAGCCGCGCGCGCCGCTCGCCGGCCGCTTCGGCCCGCTCCTGGTCCTGCGGCTCGACCAGGCCTTGGGGCGCGAGGGCGAGCGGTTCGATCCCGTCGAGGCCGCGCCCGTCTACCGGATCGCTCGCAACTTCGCCGAGCCGGTCGTCACGCTGGAGGCCATCGGCGAGGTGGCCGCGCGGCTGACCGGAGAGCTTGCCGGGATGCTGCAGGGCCTCGGCAAGGCGGCGCGGCGGCTGGAACTGGCGCTCTATCGCGTCGACGGCTGGCGCGAGGCGCTGGAGCTGCGCATCACCCGGCCGAGCAACGATGCCGCGCATCTTTTGCGCCTGCTCGGCGAGCGGCTCGACCGGCTGCGCGACCATGCCGGCTTCGGCTTCGAGGCAGCCGTGCTCTCCGCCTTCGAGGTGGAGCGCACTGAGGCGGTGCAGGCGGCGCTGTCGGGGCGCGAGCACAGCCCTCCGCCGATGGACGATCTCGACCGGCTGCTCGACCGGCTGGTCAACCGCTTCGGGCCCGAGCGGGTCTCCCGCTTCGCGCCGCGCGAGAGCCATGTGCCGGAGCGTTCCTGCCATCCGGTTTCCGCGCTTGTGCAAGTGGCCCGCCACGACTGGGCCGCCCATGGCCAGGCCCTGCACGGCGGTGTCACGCTGGCCCGCCCGCCGCTGCTGTTCGCCCGGCCTGAGCCGGTGGAGGTGCTGGTGGAGATGCCGGACAAACCGCCGGCGCGCTTCGAGTGGCGGCGCACCGCGCACCGGATCGTGCGGGCGGAAGGGCCGGAGCGGATCGCGCCGGAATGGTGGGCCGGCGGCGAGGCCAACCGGCTGACCCGCGACTATTACCGCGTCGAGGACACGGAAGGGCGACGCTTCTGGCTGTTCCGCGAAGGTCTCTACGACCGATCCGGCGACACGGTGCGCTGGTTCGTGCATGGGCTGTTCGCATGA